One region of Chryseobacterium muglaense genomic DNA includes:
- the chrP gene encoding chryseobasin maturation metalloprotease ChrP, whose translation MKFEKKSLKFLEKYLNTSSPTGYEHDGQKVWMDYITPYVDKVEVDHYGTCYGIINPEAEFKVVIEAHADEISWYVNYITDDGLIYVIRNGGSDQTIAPSKVVHIHGEKGIVKGVFGWPAIHTRSANQNEPTPKIDNIFIDCGAISKQEVEDLGIFVGCMITYPDEFFEMNDRYFVCRALDNRIGGFMIAEVARLLKENKKQIPFGLYITNSVQEEVGLYGADMIADTIKPNIAIVTDVTHDTTTPMIEKKKEGDQKCGDGPVVFFAPSVHHTIRELIIDTAKTKKIPFQRAAASRATGTDTDAFAHSNGGVPSALISLPLRYMHTTVEMVSKEDVGNVIQLIYETLLKIKPEMKLKYH comes from the coding sequence ATGAAATTCGAAAAGAAATCTTTGAAATTTTTAGAGAAATATTTAAACACTTCATCACCAACCGGTTATGAACACGATGGACAGAAAGTCTGGATGGATTATATCACTCCTTATGTAGATAAGGTAGAAGTTGACCATTACGGAACCTGCTATGGAATTATCAATCCTGAAGCAGAGTTTAAAGTGGTTATTGAGGCGCATGCAGATGAAATTTCGTGGTACGTAAACTATATTACCGACGACGGATTGATTTACGTCATCAGAAACGGAGGTTCAGATCAAACTATCGCTCCTTCTAAAGTAGTACACATCCACGGTGAGAAAGGAATTGTGAAAGGGGTTTTCGGCTGGCCTGCAATACATACAAGAAGTGCCAACCAAAATGAACCAACGCCGAAAATCGACAACATTTTCATCGACTGTGGAGCAATATCAAAACAGGAAGTTGAAGATTTGGGAATTTTTGTAGGATGTATGATCACTTACCCTGATGAGTTTTTTGAAATGAACGACCGTTATTTTGTTTGCAGAGCTTTAGATAACAGAATTGGTGGATTTATGATTGCTGAAGTTGCAAGACTTTTAAAGGAAAATAAAAAGCAAATTCCTTTCGGCTTATATATCACCAATTCGGTACAGGAAGAAGTCGGTCTTTACGGAGCAGATATGATTGCAGACACCATTAAACCTAATATCGCAATCGTTACCGATGTTACCCACGACACAACGACACCAATGATTGAAAAGAAAAAAGAAGGCGATCAAAAATGTGGCGACGGTCCGGTTGTATTTTTTGCTCCTAGCGTGCATCATACAATTAGAGAATTAATCATTGACACTGCAAAAACCAAAAAAATCCCTTTTCAAAGAGCAGCAGCCAGCAGAGCAACCGGCACAGACACAGATGCTTTCGCTCATTCTAACGGCGGTGTGCCAAGTGCTTTGATTTCCTTACCTTTGCGCTACATGCATACAACAGTAGAAATGGTCTCTAAAGAAGATGTAGGAAATGTAATTCAACTGATTTACGAGACGCTTCTTAAAATAAAACCTGAAATGAAACTGAAATATCATTAA
- the rpe gene encoding ribulose-phosphate 3-epimerase: MKTKLIAPSLLSADFGNLQRDIEMLNNSQADWLHIDVMDGRFVPNISFGFPVMKTIQQHAKKFVDVHLMIVEPEKYVEEFIDYGANLVSVHYEACTHLHRTINLIQSKGAKAGVVLNPSTPVLMLEDIIADVDLVLLMSVNPGFGGQKFIENTYKKIAETKDLILSNNSTALIQVDGGVNLDNASKLFEAGADVLVAGNAVFSTENPERTIELLKI, translated from the coding sequence ATGAAAACTAAGCTAATTGCTCCTTCCCTTTTATCTGCAGACTTCGGGAATCTGCAAAGAGACATTGAAATGCTGAACAATTCTCAAGCCGATTGGTTGCACATTGATGTAATGGACGGAAGATTTGTTCCCAATATTTCGTTCGGTTTTCCGGTAATGAAAACGATACAGCAACACGCAAAGAAATTTGTAGATGTACATTTAATGATTGTAGAGCCTGAAAAATATGTAGAAGAATTTATCGATTACGGAGCAAATCTTGTTTCTGTACATTATGAGGCTTGCACACACCTTCACAGAACAATCAACCTTATCCAAAGTAAAGGCGCAAAAGCAGGAGTTGTTCTTAATCCTTCTACTCCAGTTTTGATGTTGGAAGATATTATTGCTGACGTAGACCTAGTGTTATTAATGAGTGTAAACCCTGGATTTGGGGGTCAGAAATTTATTGAAAATACTTACAAGAAAATTGCCGAGACTAAAGATCTTATTTTAAGTAATAATTCTACAGCTCTTATTCAAGTTGACGGTGGAGTAAATTTAGATAACGCATCTAAATTATTCGAAGCGGGCGCAGACGTTTTAGTTGCAGGAAACGCAGTTTTCTCAACAGAAAATCCTGAAAGAACAATTGAACTCTTAAAAATTTAA
- a CDS encoding nucleoside-diphosphate kinase: MSNITFTMIKPDAVADGHIGAILGKISEGGFKIKALKLTQLTVADAKKFYEVHAERPFYGELVDFMSSGPIVAAVLEKDNAVEDFRTLIGATNPAEAAEGTIRKMFARSIGENAVHGSDSNENALIEAQFHFSGREIF; encoded by the coding sequence ATGTCAAACATTACATTCACAATGATTAAGCCAGATGCAGTTGCTGACGGTCATATTGGTGCTATTTTAGGAAAGATTTCAGAAGGAGGATTTAAAATCAAAGCTTTGAAACTAACTCAACTTACGGTTGCTGATGCAAAAAAATTCTACGAAGTACATGCAGAAAGACCTTTTTATGGAGAATTGGTTGATTTTATGAGCTCTGGGCCTATCGTTGCAGCGGTTTTGGAAAAAGACAATGCAGTTGAAGATTTCAGAACTTTAATTGGTGCTACTAATCCTGCTGAAGCAGCGGAAGGAACTATCAGAAAAATGTTTGCTAGAAGCATCGGAGAGAATGCTGTGCATGGTTCTGACTCTAACGAAAATGCTTTAATTGAAGCTCAGTTCCATTTTTCAGGAAGAGAGATTTTTTAG
- the rsgA gene encoding ribosome small subunit-dependent GTPase A, with the protein MKGKIIKSTGSWYQVLETETGKIFEARIRGKFKLIKTRLTNPLAVGDFVEFQLEQDDVAWITKIEPRRNYLIRKSVNLSKEAHIIASNIDLACFIFTLKHPETSLGFLDRFLACCEAYNIKPLILFNKMDVLSEEESEIVKDIEFLYNEIGYNSLEISSYSKLNLDSLVEMLKDKTSVFFGHSGCGKSTLVNAMQPNLNLRTSEISDTHLKGKHTTTFAQMHFWDFGGNVIDTPGVREFAMIDIEKEEVQHYFPEIFKKREDCKYHNCMHVNEPKCAVLESLETGEIQPTRYSTYVKLMDEAEENTRN; encoded by the coding sequence ATGAAAGGAAAAATCATTAAATCTACAGGAAGCTGGTATCAGGTTTTGGAAACAGAAACCGGAAAAATTTTTGAAGCGAGAATTCGTGGAAAATTTAAATTGATAAAAACCAGACTTACAAATCCCTTGGCCGTTGGTGATTTTGTTGAATTTCAGTTGGAACAAGACGATGTTGCATGGATTACAAAAATTGAACCTCGCAGAAATTATCTTATCCGAAAATCTGTAAATCTTTCAAAAGAAGCGCACATTATTGCCTCGAATATTGATTTGGCATGTTTTATTTTTACATTAAAACACCCTGAGACCTCTCTCGGTTTTCTTGACCGATTTCTTGCTTGCTGTGAAGCATATAATATTAAGCCGCTTATTTTGTTTAACAAAATGGACGTTTTGTCAGAAGAAGAGTCTGAAATTGTAAAAGATATCGAATTTCTATATAACGAAATTGGATATAATAGCTTGGAGATATCTTCTTACTCTAAGCTTAATTTAGATAGTCTTGTTGAGATGTTGAAAGATAAAACTTCAGTGTTTTTCGGACATTCAGGTTGTGGAAAGTCTACATTGGTGAATGCAATGCAGCCGAATCTTAATTTGAGAACTTCCGAAATTTCAGATACTCATTTAAAAGGAAAGCATACGACTACTTTCGCTCAAATGCATTTTTGGGATTTTGGCGGAAACGTGATCGACACCCCTGGTGTACGTGAATTTGCCATGATTGACATTGAAAAAGAAGAAGTACAACATTATTTTCCAGAAATATTCAAAAAGAGGGAGGATTGTAAGTATCACAACTGTATGCATGTGAACGAACCGAAGTGTGCTGTGTTAGAATCTTTAGAAACGGGAGAGATTCAACCTACAAGATATTCAACCTACGTAAAACTTATGGACGAGGCAGAAGAAAATACTCGCAACTAA
- a CDS encoding chorismate mutase, which translates to MNLRNLENSWINQFQQPLIIAGPCSAESEQQMLETAKRIKETNAQVPIFRAGIWKPRTKPNGFEGVGVIGLNWLKKVKEEYGFKTATEVANAHHVDAALKADVDILWIGARSTVNPFTVQEIAEALKGTEKIVLVKNPVNPDLALWIGALERLLGQDIKNLGAIHRGFSTYQKTKYRNNPNWQIALDFKSQFPNIPILIDPSHICGNRTGLAGVTQEALNVGYQGAIIESHCNPDEAWSDASQQITPEVLGEMISNLKVRNADLAGFDDEMGRHRTLISDLDFQVIELLSQRMKISEKIGKLKKENDIAIFQPDRWKVITEYAAQKASETGMSQDFIEKVFKAIHEESIEVQNNIMINR; encoded by the coding sequence ATGAACTTAAGAAATTTGGAAAACAGCTGGATTAACCAGTTCCAACAACCACTCATTATCGCAGGACCATGTAGCGCAGAAAGCGAACAGCAAATGCTGGAAACTGCCAAAAGAATTAAAGAAACTAATGCACAAGTGCCAATTTTCCGGGCTGGAATTTGGAAGCCGAGAACAAAACCTAATGGTTTTGAAGGAGTTGGTGTAATTGGTTTAAATTGGCTTAAAAAAGTAAAAGAAGAATATGGCTTCAAAACAGCAACAGAAGTTGCTAACGCTCATCATGTTGATGCTGCATTAAAGGCTGATGTTGATATTTTATGGATCGGTGCACGTTCTACGGTAAACCCTTTCACTGTTCAGGAAATTGCAGAAGCTTTAAAAGGAACTGAAAAAATAGTTTTGGTAAAAAATCCTGTAAACCCTGATTTAGCCTTATGGATTGGTGCTTTAGAAAGACTTTTAGGACAGGACATTAAAAACCTGGGAGCAATTCACAGAGGTTTTTCTACGTACCAAAAAACAAAATATAGAAATAATCCAAACTGGCAGATTGCTCTGGATTTTAAAAGTCAGTTTCCTAATATCCCAATTTTGATTGACCCTTCCCATATTTGTGGAAACCGTACAGGATTGGCGGGTGTTACCCAGGAGGCTTTGAATGTCGGCTACCAGGGTGCTATTATTGAATCGCATTGTAACCCTGATGAAGCATGGAGCGATGCTTCGCAACAGATTACTCCTGAAGTTTTAGGTGAAATGATTTCTAATCTTAAAGTTAGAAATGCCGATTTGGCTGGTTTTGATGATGAAATGGGAAGACACAGAACTTTAATTTCCGATCTTGATTTTCAGGTTATCGAATTACTTTCTCAAAGAATGAAAATTTCTGAAAAAATCGGAAAACTGAAGAAGGAAAATGATATTGCTATTTTTCAGCCGGATCGTTGGAAAGTGATTACTGAATATGCTGCGCAGAAAGCTTCAGAGACAGGAATGTCTCAGGATTTTATTGAAAAAGTTTTCAAAGCGATTCACGAAGAATCTATTGAGGTTCAAAACAATATTATGATTAATAGATAA
- the dnaX gene encoding DNA polymerase III subunit gamma/tau gives MENFIVSARKYRPQQFDTVVGQSHITDTLEHAIEENQLAQALLFCGPRGVGKTTCARILARKINEKDGSVSEDGFAYNIYELDAASNNSVDDIRELIDQVRFAPQVGQYKVYIIDEVHMLSSAAFNAFLKTLEEPPAHAIFILATTEKHKIIPTILSRCQIYDFKRITILDIQNHLRGIAEKENVKYEDDALYLIAQKADGALRDALSIFDRLSTFSQKNITLAKAAEVLNILDYDQYLKIVDFAKENKIPEILFAFNDIVKKGFDPHLFIAGLGNHFRDLMMAQNASTIDLIEVGEQTKVKFVEQGQKWSPQNLIDGIEICNHADINYKNSKNPRLTVEIALMQLSSLSAPGEIAKKKSS, from the coding sequence ATGGAAAATTTTATAGTATCTGCAAGAAAGTACCGTCCTCAACAGTTTGATACCGTTGTTGGTCAATCGCATATTACAGATACTTTAGAGCATGCCATTGAAGAAAACCAGTTGGCACAGGCGCTGTTGTTTTGCGGTCCGCGTGGCGTAGGTAAAACTACATGTGCCCGAATTCTGGCAAGAAAAATCAACGAAAAAGACGGTTCTGTCTCAGAAGATGGTTTTGCATACAATATTTATGAGCTCGATGCAGCATCCAATAATTCTGTTGATGATATTCGTGAACTGATAGACCAGGTGCGTTTTGCGCCTCAGGTTGGTCAGTACAAAGTGTATATTATTGATGAGGTTCACATGTTGTCTTCTGCGGCGTTTAATGCTTTTCTTAAAACTTTAGAAGAGCCACCTGCTCATGCTATTTTTATCTTGGCAACAACTGAAAAGCATAAAATTATTCCAACGATTTTATCACGTTGTCAGATATATGATTTTAAGAGAATCACAATTCTTGATATTCAGAATCATTTGAGAGGTATTGCAGAAAAAGAAAATGTAAAGTATGAAGACGATGCATTATATCTGATTGCCCAAAAAGCAGATGGTGCGTTGCGAGATGCTCTTTCAATTTTTGACAGACTTTCTACTTTTTCTCAAAAGAATATCACTCTTGCAAAGGCTGCAGAAGTTCTCAATATTTTAGATTATGATCAATATTTGAAAATTGTTGATTTTGCTAAAGAAAACAAAATTCCCGAAATACTTTTTGCTTTTAATGACATTGTAAAAAAAGGCTTTGACCCTCATTTATTTATTGCCGGACTTGGAAATCATTTCCGCGATTTGATGATGGCTCAAAATGCCTCAACAATAGATTTAATTGAAGTAGGAGAGCAGACTAAAGTAAAATTTGTTGAGCAAGGACAAAAATGGAGTCCACAAAATCTCATCGATGGAATTGAAATTTGCAATCATGCAGATATCAATTATAAAAATTCAAAAAATCCTAGACTTACCGTAGAAATTGCCTTAATGCAATTGTCTTCTCTTTCAGCTCCTGGCGAAATAGCTAAAAAAAAAAGTTCATAA
- a CDS encoding TetR/AcrR family transcriptional regulator, protein MPRKVVQGPIRDKEKTKQKLLNAVGKILKTKGYSGLMVSKIAAVAGFDKKLIYEYFGSTDKLIDEYIKSQDYWSRFAPEGDVDLSDGGKEMSKLAILNQFETLKKNKELQKILVWEMSESRPILKKLLDQREEVGEELFKNITDPHFGDKAEEYRAITAILVAGIYHLNLFTGHNGTTFCGIEMKTEEGRKKIEKALVDIIDYAYSK, encoded by the coding sequence ATGCCTAGAAAAGTTGTACAAGGTCCGATTAGAGACAAAGAAAAAACAAAACAAAAACTACTCAACGCAGTAGGAAAGATTTTGAAAACGAAAGGATATTCAGGATTGATGGTAAGCAAAATTGCTGCTGTTGCTGGTTTTGACAAAAAACTAATTTATGAATATTTTGGAAGTACCGACAAATTAATTGATGAATACATTAAATCTCAGGATTACTGGAGCAGATTTGCACCAGAAGGAGATGTTGATTTGTCTGATGGAGGAAAAGAAATGTCTAAATTAGCAATTCTTAACCAGTTTGAAACTTTAAAAAAGAATAAAGAACTTCAAAAGATCTTAGTTTGGGAAATGTCTGAAAGCAGACCTATTCTTAAAAAACTTTTAGATCAGAGAGAAGAAGTAGGAGAGGAGCTTTTTAAAAATATTACCGATCCTCATTTTGGCGATAAAGCTGAAGAATACAGAGCGATTACTGCTATTTTAGTAGCTGGAATTTATCATTTAAACCTTTTCACAGGTCATAATGGAACGACTTTCTGCGGAATAGAAATGAAAACTGAAGAAGGACGAAAGAAAATTGAAAAAGCATTAGTAGATATTATAGACTACGCTTACAGTAAATAA
- a CDS encoding MBL fold metallo-hydrolase, whose product MKIISLKEGNFVADKIKNFKILEENPEAKGVKMSIQPFLIITENDYILIDAGFGWKNIEGKLIINKILEEENIHTSQITKVLLSHLHKDHINGTLIKTDDGFDSNFPNAKIYIQKRELDFAFESLGNPSFDFEILEALIQQPNIIWMDDDQGKINNEIYYEVVGGHSPFMQIFKITENNETVFYGADNLPQESYLKYHVAYKSDFDGKKAMQLRIKWQKEAIENNWKVLFYHDLDKSVLQF is encoded by the coding sequence ATGAAAATCATTTCTCTAAAAGAAGGCAATTTTGTAGCCGATAAGATTAAAAACTTTAAAATTCTTGAAGAAAACCCTGAAGCTAAAGGGGTAAAAATGTCTATTCAGCCTTTTTTAATCATTACAGAAAACGATTATATTCTTATTGATGCAGGCTTCGGTTGGAAAAACATAGAGGGTAAACTGATTATAAATAAAATTTTAGAAGAAGAAAATATTCACACCAGTCAAATAACAAAGGTTTTGCTTTCACACTTACATAAAGATCACATCAATGGTACTTTAATAAAAACAGATGATGGATTTGACTCTAATTTTCCGAATGCTAAAATTTATATTCAAAAAAGAGAGCTTGATTTTGCTTTTGAAAGCCTTGGAAATCCGTCGTTTGATTTTGAAATACTAGAAGCACTTATTCAGCAACCCAATATTATCTGGATGGATGATGACCAGGGAAAAATTAATAATGAAATTTATTATGAAGTTGTTGGCGGCCACAGTCCATTTATGCAAATTTTTAAAATTACGGAGAATAATGAAACTGTTTTTTATGGAGCAGACAACCTTCCGCAAGAATCTTATCTAAAATATCATGTAGCTTATAAAAGTGATTTTGATGGTAAAAAAGCAATGCAACTTCGTATAAAGTGGCAAAAAGAAGCTATCGAAAACAACTGGAAAGTCCTTTTTTATCATGATCTTGATAAAAGCGTATTGCAATTCTAA
- a CDS encoding aldo/keto reductase — translation MEKIKIKNTDLLIAPVNFGGNVFGWTLDEKQSFDILDQFTAGGFNFIDTADTYSWWVNGKGGQSEEIIGKWMKQRNNRNNLVIATKVGSETKEHSFDISKKHILKSVDESLARLQTDHIDLYYTHFDDHKTPVEETLEAYDEIIKAGKVRYIAASNLSPERLKESFDVAEKNNLPKYVALQPHYNLLEREKFESQYADLVKEYDLSVFTYWSLAAGFLTGKYRNEDDLKKSARGEGVRKYLDEKGLNVLKALDEISTKHETTQASVALAWLLANPLVTAPIVSATSESQLKTLFAAPELKLSSEDVELLNKVSQ, via the coding sequence ATGGAAAAAATAAAAATAAAAAATACCGACCTTTTGATAGCGCCTGTAAATTTTGGAGGAAATGTTTTTGGCTGGACTTTAGATGAAAAACAGTCTTTTGATATTTTAGATCAGTTTACAGCTGGAGGTTTTAATTTTATTGATACAGCCGATACGTATTCTTGGTGGGTCAATGGAAAAGGCGGTCAGTCTGAAGAAATTATCGGAAAATGGATGAAGCAGAGAAATAACAGAAATAATTTGGTAATTGCAACAAAGGTTGGCTCAGAAACAAAAGAACATAGTTTCGACATCAGCAAAAAACATATTCTAAAATCGGTGGATGAATCTCTTGCCCGACTTCAAACCGATCATATAGATCTTTATTACACGCATTTTGACGATCATAAAACTCCGGTAGAAGAAACTTTAGAAGCGTATGATGAAATTATTAAAGCCGGAAAAGTGAGATATATCGCTGCATCCAACCTTTCACCCGAAAGACTGAAAGAATCTTTTGATGTTGCCGAAAAAAATAATCTTCCAAAATATGTTGCATTGCAGCCGCATTATAATTTGTTGGAAAGAGAAAAGTTTGAATCTCAATATGCAGATTTGGTGAAAGAATATGATTTGAGTGTTTTTACGTACTGGTCTTTGGCCGCAGGTTTTCTTACCGGAAAATATCGTAATGAAGATGATTTAAAGAAAAGTGCAAGGGGAGAAGGTGTAAGGAAATATTTGGATGAAAAAGGTCTTAATGTTCTTAAAGCTTTGGATGAGATCAGCACAAAACATGAAACAACGCAGGCTTCTGTTGCTTTGGCTTGGCTGTTGGCAAATCCTTTAGTAACTGCACCAATTGTAAGTGCAACAAGCGAGTCTCAATTGAAAACTCTGTTTGCTGCACCAGAACTAAAATTAAGTTCAGAAGATGTTGAGCTTTTAAATAAAGTAAGTCAGTAA
- a CDS encoding voltage-gated chloride channel family protein — MFTNNKKSVFKIISILIRSFARKYPSAFFVLKWLFITSIIGAFIGAASAFFLQTLEWATQFRENHLWIVVFLPLAGFLVGLLYHYFGKDVEAGNNLLLETIHEPKKIIPFKMAPFVYLGTMITHFFGGSAGREGTALQMAASIADQFSKPLRLSVDDRKILIISTIAAGFGSVFGTPLAGAIFGLEVSLTGKIKYKALFPVISASFIADLVTRSLNTHHTEYVISFVPEISLLNILYALIAGVFFGICALIFSKTIHKTGNLFKSKISYPPLRPFVGGIIVLLSVWLVGTTKYLGLGIPTIQDSFLQQLPAYDFALKAVITIITLASGFKGGEVTPLFFIGATLGNALGYFIPLPLALLAGMGFVAVFAGATNTPIACSIMAFELFGIECGVYVIIACAVSYLFSGQNSIYKSQILGKSKHKRYWKKEEYL; from the coding sequence ATGTTTACAAATAACAAAAAATCAGTTTTTAAAATCATCTCAATTTTAATTCGTTCGTTTGCCCGAAAATATCCTTCTGCATTTTTTGTATTAAAATGGCTTTTCATCACTTCAATTATCGGAGCTTTTATTGGCGCGGCTTCTGCTTTTTTCTTGCAAACCTTAGAATGGGCAACGCAATTCAGAGAAAACCATTTGTGGATTGTTGTTTTTTTACCCTTAGCTGGATTTTTAGTTGGTCTGCTTTATCACTATTTTGGAAAAGATGTTGAAGCTGGTAACAATTTATTATTAGAAACTATTCACGAACCCAAAAAGATTATCCCTTTTAAAATGGCTCCGTTTGTATATTTAGGGACGATGATTACTCATTTTTTTGGAGGATCTGCCGGGCGTGAAGGAACAGCTTTGCAAATGGCAGCATCAATTGCGGACCAGTTTTCAAAACCATTAAGACTTTCGGTAGATGATAGAAAAATTTTAATTATATCTACGATTGCAGCAGGATTTGGTTCGGTTTTCGGAACGCCTTTAGCCGGAGCAATTTTCGGACTGGAAGTTTCTCTTACGGGAAAAATAAAATACAAAGCTTTATTTCCTGTAATTTCTGCATCTTTTATTGCAGACCTAGTCACAAGGTCATTAAACACTCATCACACGGAATATGTAATCAGTTTTGTTCCTGAAATTTCATTGTTGAATATTTTATATGCTCTTATTGCTGGTGTTTTCTTTGGTATCTGTGCTTTAATTTTCAGTAAAACCATTCATAAAACAGGAAATCTTTTTAAATCTAAAATTTCTTATCCACCATTGCGACCATTCGTAGGAGGAATTATTGTTTTATTATCAGTCTGGTTAGTAGGAACTACAAAATATCTTGGTTTAGGAATTCCTACAATTCAAGATTCTTTTTTGCAACAGCTACCGGCTTATGATTTTGCATTAAAAGCTGTTATTACTATTATCACTTTGGCATCTGGCTTTAAAGGAGGTGAAGTAACTCCGTTGTTTTTTATTGGTGCAACTTTAGGAAATGCACTTGGATATTTTATCCCCTTGCCTTTAGCGCTTTTAGCAGGAATGGGCTTTGTGGCAGTTTTTGCCGGCGCTACCAATACACCGATTGCATGCAGCATCATGGCTTTTGAACTATTTGGAATAGAATGCGGAGTGTATGTGATTATAGCATGTGCTGTTTCGTATTTATTTTCCGGACAAAACAGTATTTATAAAAGTCAAATTCTTGGCAAGTCTAAGCATAAACGATATTGGAAAAAGGAAGAATATCTTTAA